One window from the genome of Streptococcus salivarius encodes:
- a CDS encoding phasin family protein, translating to MNDLKKVLLAGIGLTAMTVDKADSFVKELVEKGRLTVEEGKELEQELKRQSKEEAQEFLAKLDAKKSSVEYATKDDVKRLEEKLDALLSQNK from the coding sequence ATGAATGATTTGAAAAAAGTTCTCTTAGCTGGAATCGGGTTGACTGCTATGACAGTTGATAAGGCCGATAGCTTTGTCAAAGAGTTGGTTGAAAAGGGGCGTTTGACTGTTGAAGAAGGTAAGGAACTGGAACAAGAGCTCAAACGTCAAAGTAAGGAAGAAGCTCAAGAATTTTTAGCGAAACTTGATGCTAAGAAATCTTCAGTTGAGTATGCGACTAAGGATGATGTGAAACGTCTTGAAGAAAAACTTGACGCTTTGCTCAGTCAAAATAAATAA
- a CDS encoding patatin family protein, with translation MKVGLVLEGGGMRGLYTAGVLDAFLEAGMKVDGVVSVSAGALFGVNYLSNQPQRALRYNKRFMGDRRYMSFWSWLTTGNFVNKEFSYYKVPMELDVFDQEAFADSGIPFYVVTTDIESGKPDYIKIDHVFEQMEALRASSALPLVSEIVEYKGKRYMDGGLSDSLPIDFMENLGFDKLIVVLTRPKGYRKQPSKTSKRIYKLFYRKYPEFVQVASNRHIHYNKSIEKIEALEKTGNLYAIRPEHALEVSRLEKDPEKFEAIYQEGLDQMRNDMSNLKTFLGDN, from the coding sequence ATGAAAGTTGGCTTAGTCCTCGAAGGCGGGGGGATGCGTGGCTTATATACGGCTGGTGTATTAGATGCCTTTTTAGAAGCTGGAATGAAGGTGGATGGCGTTGTTTCGGTATCGGCTGGAGCACTTTTTGGTGTTAATTACCTTTCTAACCAGCCCCAAAGAGCCCTTCGCTACAACAAGCGTTTTATGGGAGACCGTCGTTATATGAGTTTCTGGTCATGGCTGACAACAGGTAACTTCGTTAATAAGGAATTCTCCTATTATAAGGTTCCCATGGAGTTGGACGTTTTTGATCAGGAGGCCTTTGCTGATTCAGGTATTCCCTTCTATGTGGTTACTACAGATATTGAGTCCGGAAAACCAGACTATATCAAGATTGACCATGTCTTTGAGCAAATGGAAGCCCTTCGGGCAAGTTCCGCCTTACCTCTGGTTTCTGAAATTGTCGAGTACAAGGGTAAACGCTACATGGATGGTGGTCTGTCTGATAGTCTCCCTATTGATTTTATGGAAAATTTGGGCTTTGATAAACTCATTGTAGTTCTGACACGTCCTAAAGGCTACCGTAAACAGCCATCTAAAACGAGTAAGCGAATCTACAAGCTCTTTTATCGTAAGTATCCTGAATTTGTCCAAGTGGCTTCAAATCGCCACATCCACTACAATAAGAGTATTGAAAAGATAGAGGCTTTGGAAAAAACTGGAAATCTTTATGCTATCCGTCCAGAACATGCACTTGAAGTTAGTCGTTTGGAGAAGGATCCTGAAAAGTTTGAAGCCATTTATCAAGAAGGATTGGATCAAATGCGTAATGATATGTCTAATCTCAAAACATTTCTTGGAGACAACTAA
- a CDS encoding SGNH/GDSL hydrolase family protein — protein MIETTRPELVAYQEERLAKFVTENQKLDKSQIVFAGDSITEFFALKKYLGREFPLVNRGIAGTDSVWLLEHLKKQVLDLEPSKLVLLIGINDIGRGYPIRDIVTRISDIIMTVRQESLFTEVYLLSVFPVSEESQYASKVKIRNNTTVRELNQQLAVLPGVTYVDLFDYLTDDMGQLNDNYTTDGLHLSPQGYQVLAEPIIKEILE, from the coding sequence ATGATTGAAACAACTAGGCCTGAGCTTGTGGCCTATCAAGAAGAGCGTTTAGCCAAATTTGTGACTGAAAATCAAAAGTTAGACAAAAGCCAAATCGTTTTTGCAGGGGACTCCATCACGGAGTTTTTTGCATTGAAAAAATATTTGGGTCGAGAGTTTCCCCTTGTTAACCGTGGGATTGCAGGAACAGACTCGGTTTGGCTTTTAGAGCACCTTAAAAAGCAGGTCTTAGATTTGGAACCAAGTAAATTGGTGCTCTTGATTGGCATTAACGACATCGGAAGAGGTTACCCTATTCGAGATATTGTCACTCGTATTTCCGATATTATCATGACAGTTCGTCAGGAATCCCTCTTTACTGAGGTCTATTTGCTGAGTGTCTTTCCAGTTAGTGAAGAATCACAGTATGCTTCTAAGGTTAAGATTCGAAATAATACGACTGTACGTGAGCTAAATCAACAATTAGCTGTCCTCCCCGGTGTGACCTATGTCGATCTTTTTGATTACCTTACTGATGACATGGGACAGTTAAATGACAACTATACAACGGATGGTTTGCACTTGAGTCCACAAGGTTATCAAGTCCTTGCGGAACCAATCATAAAGGAGATTTTAGAATGA
- a CDS encoding ABC1 kinase family protein — translation MASKRLRHVLKVFSSVGLLSYREKHLPQDQQTTPVKLRQAFEQLGPSFVKIGQILSTRSDLLPENYIKELSKLQSSVPPLNKEEVMTAIRRELPNELSDSFLDFSEEPLASGSVAQTHRARLLFGQEVIVKIQRPGIDEVVKEDIQLLIKLARHIPKHFIPMVDVQEVLENLRETLIKELDFRNEAEAMKCFKANNRAVACLGVPEVYDTFTTPHLIVEEYINGIPLNHYSQLIEAGYDLEDVGKKLMLSFIKQVFKDGYFHGDPHPGNLLVRDGKIYFIDFGIMGELEVGMRASLNDILYSFTAQDVDGMTKAILSVTQFDNGLNRAVLSQDVEQMLGRYSGIDLGSLSITDLLQDLMAIFQKNHLKASSQITILEKASLQIEGIFRELAPNMDLMTLAKDYFLENMGPDMLKQALNKESILIELFYLIRNGKNIPRRLHQLLEQILNGRIVVNHDFINFSGRIKVFEKVLNNLVLALLSLGFLLSGALLANKSGFENLDWLFLGLGTFLALITVVRIIFKKKG, via the coding sequence ATGGCTAGTAAACGATTGAGACATGTGTTGAAGGTTTTCTCGTCAGTTGGTCTCCTTTCTTATCGTGAAAAGCATCTTCCTCAAGACCAACAGACAACACCTGTCAAGCTACGCCAAGCCTTTGAGCAATTAGGACCTAGTTTTGTTAAAATTGGTCAAATCCTATCCACGCGCTCTGACCTTTTGCCAGAAAACTATATCAAAGAATTATCAAAGCTCCAGAGCTCAGTTCCTCCCTTGAATAAAGAGGAAGTCATGACTGCCATTAGGCGAGAATTACCTAATGAGCTTTCTGACAGTTTCCTTGATTTTTCGGAAGAGCCCTTAGCTTCTGGTTCTGTCGCTCAGACCCATAGAGCTAGATTATTGTTTGGTCAGGAAGTGATTGTAAAAATCCAGAGACCTGGTATTGATGAGGTCGTTAAGGAAGATATTCAGCTTCTCATTAAGCTTGCACGGCATATACCAAAACATTTTATCCCCATGGTCGATGTTCAGGAGGTTTTGGAAAATCTGCGTGAAACCTTAATTAAGGAACTAGATTTCAGGAATGAAGCAGAGGCCATGAAGTGCTTTAAGGCCAATAACAGGGCTGTTGCTTGTCTAGGTGTCCCCGAGGTCTATGATACCTTCACGACACCTCACCTCATAGTTGAAGAGTATATCAATGGGATTCCGCTTAATCACTACAGCCAACTGATTGAGGCTGGCTATGACTTAGAAGATGTGGGCAAGAAACTTATGCTGTCATTTATCAAGCAAGTCTTCAAAGATGGCTATTTTCATGGTGACCCCCATCCTGGAAATCTGTTGGTACGTGATGGCAAGATTTATTTCATTGATTTTGGAATTATGGGTGAGTTGGAAGTGGGGATGCGTGCGTCCTTAAATGACATCCTGTACAGTTTTACCGCACAAGATGTTGATGGTATGACCAAGGCCATCTTGTCCGTTACACAATTTGATAATGGTCTTAATCGTGCAGTCCTAAGTCAAGATGTAGAGCAAATGTTAGGTCGTTATTCTGGTATTGACTTGGGAAGTCTCTCTATAACAGATTTGCTGCAGGATTTGATGGCTATTTTCCAGAAAAATCATCTTAAAGCCTCCTCTCAAATTACCATTTTGGAGAAGGCTTCGCTTCAAATTGAGGGGATTTTCCGAGAGTTAGCGCCAAATATGGATCTTATGACTCTGGCCAAGGATTACTTCCTAGAAAATATGGGACCTGACATGCTTAAGCAGGCCCTGAATAAAGAGAGTATCTTGATTGAACTCTTTTATCTGATTCGCAATGGGAAGAACATTCCACGTCGTCTGCATCAGCTCTTGGAGCAAATTTTAAACGGACGAATTGTGGTGAACCATGATTTTATTAACTTTTCGGGTCGAATTAAAGTTTTTGAGAAAGTATTAAATAATCTGGTTTTAGCCTTATTGTCATTGGGATTTCTACTTTCCGGTGCCCTTTTGGCTAATAAATCAGGTTTTGAAAATCTTGACTGGCTATTTCTTGGACTTGGAACTTTTCTAGCTTTAATCACAGTAGTGCGTATAATATTTAAGAAAAAAGGATAA